Genomic segment of Xanthomonas sp. DAR 35659:
TGGAGCCTGGGTCATGCAACGCCCCCCTCGGGCAGAAATCGCGTGCGCAAGGGGCGCACGCAAAGCTGCGTTAGGTTAACGTCGGTACGCGCATTGACCAGATGCTTGCATACGTATTCAGCAGTTTGCAGCCCCGACAGCAAGGCTGCCTTCCGCTTGGGCCATCGCGGCGCTGCCGCACCCACATGCATCGAAGAAGGCGCCCATCGAAGAGCCGCCTTCTTCCAACGCTGCGGTCACGCCGTCGTCGCGGTCCCGCGGCTGTCCGAAGACGACGACTTGCCGGACGCGGATTTACCGGAACCCTTGCGCTTGGCGTAGAACTCGCTCAACCACTGCTCCGGCCGCAGATCGTTCGGCGCGACGCCGTGCATCTTGGCCTTCTGCTGCAGCACCTCATGCATGATCTCGATATTGTCGGTGGACGCGGAGATCACGGCCAGCGCGTCGTCCATGCCGCGCAAGTTGAGCTGGCATACCGATGAGCCGTGACCTTGCTTGACCAGGAAGCAACGCGAGCGCTCGTCGAGATTGACCACCACCTGATACTCGGCTTCGGTCAGCTTGAGCCCCTCGATGTAATCCTCCTTGCTGGCGTTCGGATTCGGCAGCAAGATCATGGTCGCGGTCTGCTCGACCAGCGCCGCGGAGATGTCGCTGGCAAGCGCGTCCTCCGGGCTCTGCGTGGCGAAGATGCCCAGGCCGTTCTGCTTACGGATGGTCTTCTGCTTGTTCTTGGCGAACTCCTTGAGGCCGCCCTTGCCGTCCAGGATTTTCCAGAACTCGTCCATCACATAGATCAGCGGACGGCCATCGATCAAGGCCTCAAGCCGGTGCAGCAGATAGTTGATGACCGGCGCGCGCACTTCCGGATTGTCGATGATGTCGGTGTAATCGAAGCCGATGATGCTGGCCTTTTCCAGGTCGATGGTATCGACCGGGTTGTCGAACACCCAGCCATGCGAATTGCCCGCGGTCCACTTGCGCATGCGCGCATACAGACCGTCGTCGCCCATGTTCGGCAGGCTCTTGCGGAAATTGGTCATGCTGCGCAGATGCGGCGGCGTATCCAGCATGCCTTCCACGCCGCGGAAAATGTCTTCCTCGTCGCGCGAGGTGTATTCGATCTTGCCGGCCAGGAGCTTGATGAGCTCGGCCAGAAACTGCACGTTGGCCTCGTTGCGCTCGCACTGGAAAGGATTGAAGCCGGTGGGCATGCCATTTTCGAGCGCGAGATAATTGCCACCGCAGGCACGGACGAAGATCTCCGCACCGCGATCCTTGTCGAAAAAGAAGATGGTCGGAACGGGATCGAATTTCTGCACCTGGCTGAGCAGAAAATTGATCAGCGCCGTCTTACCGGTACCGGATTTACCGATGACCATGGTGTTGGCGATCGCCTTCTCGCCCAACGAATTCTCCGCCGGATGGGTGGCGTGGAAATTGAAGTAATACGGCTGGCCATTGGTGGTCTGCAGCGTGGTGACGCACTCGCCCCACGGGTTGTTGTCGCGCTTGCCCTGGGCGAAGTTGTGCAAGGGGGACAGGCCGAGAAAATTCAACGAACTGACATTGGCCAGGCGGGTGCGGTACTTCCAGTTGCCCGGGAGCTGCGCATAGAACGACGACGCGACGGCCAGATCCTCCTTGGTGGAGACGAAACCGGCGTTGGACAACTCCGCCCGTGTCGACGCGATCTGCTGCGATAGCTTTTCCTGGGTATCAGCGTAAACGGCGATGGTGAAGTGATACTCGCCCAGCACGAAGTTGCCCGAGGACAACTGATCCATCGCCAGGTCCAGTTCGTGGATCTGGCTGACGGCCTTGTCGCCCGACGAGATCATCATGCCCTTGGTCCGGTCCAGGACCTTCAGCGCGTCGTGACGCCCCATGGGAGTGAAGGAATGGGTCACCACGTACTCGAAATCGAGATACTTCAGGCCATTCAAGATGCCCGGATAGGTGCCATCGGTGTACTCCTTGATATTGAGGATCGCACCGAAATGATTGACGCCCTCGGGAGTCTTGATCACGTAATCGCCGGTCTTGCTGGCGAACATGTGCTTGCTGACCGGAAGATAGGCCGGAACCGGCGCCTGCAGCACCGGCACGGGCTCGTCGATGCGATTGATGAGGTAACCGAAGAACTCGAGCGCCTCGGAGAAGACGACGCCATTGCTGGCTTCGTACATGCTCAGCCGATAAGGCGAATAGTCCTTCAACACCGCTTCGACGTTGCCGGCCAGTTCCAGGATCTTGGCGATGGCCTGATCCTGCTCGGTCTGCAACTGGGAGACGTTGGACGACTTGTCCATCAGTCGCTTCCCCGAGACGACAGGGCGATAGATCATGGTCAGATACAACTCGTTCTGCATGATCTTCTGCGACGAAAGCGTTCCGTAATACCTGTCGGAAAGCTCCTGATTGAACGCCTGGCGGAACTTGCCGCTCGACTTGATCCGGCGGCGGCGGCGCACGTCATGGACCCAGAAGGCCACATTGGTGTAATCCGGAGCGCGCAGGGTCTGCAGCATCCGATTGAACGTGTTGTGGCGGTGCTCGATCTCCCACTCTTCGCGCCCGACGAACGGCAAGCCTCCCAGATGCCAGGTCAACATGAAGTCTCCCCCCGTCGTCTTGAGCACCGAAGGCGCCACATGCGTGGAGAGGGAAATGAACTCACTGATCGAGGTGTCTGGGATGAACATAGTGGGATGACGTTGAATCCATTTCCTGTTGCCAAGGCCCGGCTCGGACGAGTCGGGAACAGTCGAACAATACAAGCCTACGCGCTGGCTGAGCCAGTGCGCCGTGAAAACCAAACAACCCCATGCACGACACGCGTCGTGCATGGGGTCGAGGACATCCGCCAATCCCGGTCAGCGCTTGGCGCCGGGCACTTCCTTGCGGTACTCGTTGGGAGAAAACACCCACATACCCGAGTAGCGCTGCAGGTTGCGCACGCGCATCCTGACCATCCAGCGCAACCCCAGCATCCTGAAGATCATCTCGTCCCGCTTGGTCATCTGCTGCATGATGAAAACGATCACCGGGATCAGCAGCAGGAACCAAAAATTGAAATAGATACTCAACAGGAAGCCGCCGCCCGCCCCGACGAAAAATGGGATGTAGGGCACCCCAAAGAACATTGGTGGCCGCGTGCAGCCGCGGAAGAGCACGTTCTTATGCATATTGCATGGCGTGCTGAACGAAATTGATGCCCGCGGTGCAAGCGGTCTGGCCGGTATCGCCGATCAGCATCTTGGCGAGCTGGCCGGCGGCGCCAATCAACACGCCACCAAGCAAGACCGGGGTGACTTCGGAAACGCGCTTGTGCGCGAACGCGATCTGGTAGCCAGCGAAGACGACGGCGATGGTGACAACGACAACCGATGCCATGTTGAGAATGTTGTTGGTCTTACCCAGGAAGCCGCACACCTTGTCATTGGTTCCGGCATAGCCCCCGTCCCCGCCGGGGTTGGTGGCCATCGCCGCACCACAGGCCAGCACGGCCGCGGTGAAGAGAAGGGCTTGCAATGCGGCCTTGCCGACCACCTTGGCATTCCCGGCGACTTCATTTTTCTTGTGCATCATGGCGTATCTCCTGATTTGGAACAGAGGGATGATCAGATACCATTTACATGGCAGGACTGCTGCAACCGGCTAGAACACGAAAGCTCCGTCGCCAGGGGGAGGCGGCGGAAGGTTGGAGCCGGTAACTACCGCTCCGGCGACGGGTTGTGGCCCTGCCGCAGAAGCGCGCGAAGCTGGATCGGCTCCGCCACCAGCAGGCACGGCCACTCCTTTGCCCCCGCCTGTCGGTCGTATGAGATAGAGATCTGACCTGCCTGCCTGCGACGCGACGGCAGGACTACCGCCACCCGGTTGCGTTGCCGCAACTGCGTCGCCTTGATAAGACATGGAAGGCGCAGGCTGCGCGACTGGTCTGTTCGCGATGCGACTGTTCGACTCGATTCGCCGGGATACGACCGAATCGAGTTCGCGTACCAGCGCTGCTTTTGCCGTGTCCGCAACAGCCCTGCGCACACCGGGCGCAGCCAGGGGAATCGCACCGGCGGGAACCTCTACCTGCTGCGCCCGTCCCTGGTTGATGGACGCATAGATCTTCTGCACGTAACCGTGCTTGAAGCCGGTCTCGAAATTTCCGGAGTAGTAGCAACTAAAGGACTTTCCCCAATTGCCACCGGAACGGCTATAGCATTCCGCGAGAATCCTGGAGGCCGCCTGCAGGTTCGGGCAGGTGTTGAATGCCTTTTCGTACGAGTCGAGCCCGTACTTCACCAGGTTGTAGCGATTCACCTGGCCCAGACCGAGCGAGAAATTGTAGCCCTTCTGCTCCAGCATCCGCGCCGTGGCGACGGCTTCGGAAATGTTCTGCGGTTGCCGCACCAGGCGGCCGCCGACCACGCCGATTGCAAAAGGATTGTGCGAAGACTCAACGCGCACGACGTGCTGCATCACTTCAGCCGGAACCGCCATTTCAGGACAGCTCAGTAGTTCCATGCCTGGCAACATGCCGCAGTTCCTCCTAAGTGCATCGACCCTGCCGAGCTACCGCTTGGCGAGTCGCATATGGCGCAAAACAATCGTGTTCGAAGTGAAAAACAAAGTCAATCAACGACGGCGCAGGCGATCACCTTGGTGAACATATTCAGTGACCACCATGGAGCGTCCGCTCCGGATCGAAATCGATGCCGGTGATGTAGCGACGGCCGGCATGCGACTTGATGTGCACCACGATATCGATGGTCATCATCAACAAGCGTTTGATGACCGCGAATTCCAGGCCGGAGCCTTCCGCGGAAGCCTTCACCATCAGCGCCAACTGGTCCCAGGTCTGACCGATGCTGCCAGCGTGGCAACTGGTGATGGACCCGGGATGGCCCGAAGCGCAGTTTCGGATGAAATAGAAGGATTCATCGCCGCGCAACTCCGCCAGAATGATCCGGTCCGGCTTCATGCGCAGGCATGCCTCCATGCAGCTCTTGGCGGTCACGTTGCTCGTACTTTGTCCACCTTTCGAATAGAGCAAATGCACGGAATTGGGCTGGCTGATGAAAAGCTCGCGTGCATCCTCGATCGTGACCAGCCGTTCCTCGTTGGGAATATGATTCACCAACGACTTCATGAAGGTGGTCTTGCCGCTGCCCGTGGCGCCGGCGACCACGACGTTCTTCTTGAACAGCACGGCCTTCTTGAAGAACTCCGCGTAGTTGCGCTCGCGCCGCAACTCCAGCAACTCGCGATCCTGTTCGCTGACTCCCGCGACCTCCTCCAGGATTTCCTGGAAAAAGCCGTCCTCCTTGTACTGCTCCAGCGTCTTGGTGTGCTTGGACGGCAAGCGGATGGTGATCGACACCTTGCCTGCATCGCAGGCTGGCGGAATCACGAACTGCGCGCGCTGCCCGGTCGGGAAGGTCAGCGACACCACCGGATCGGTATCGGTGATGCGCTGCCCGGTATTGCTCTCATTGACCACGGCGGTGCAGAACTGGCGCGCCCGATCGAACGTCAACGACGGGATATCCATCTTCTGCCAGCCGCGCAGCGTCTCCAGGTACAACTCGCCCGGACGGTTGATGCAGATTTCCGTCACTTCCGGCGAATTCAGATAATCCAGGATGCCCAGCACGGAGTACTGGTAATCCAGGAAATCGCTGGAGATCTGCGCGGTGGGAGAGTCGTCGAGGGTCACGGTGCGGTCTCTACGTCATCAACGAGGCAACACAGCACTGAAATCGACGTCCTTGGCCACATAGACGTTGACCACGGTGCCTTGATTGATGGTCACGGTGGCCGGACGGCGACGCTCCAGAGCCTGGTCCGCGAGCCGCTGGACGGCCTGCGCGGTATTGCTCTCGAACGGCTGCTCGGTCACCAGGCCGGAATTGAGTCCGACGGTGGTGGTCTCCGGCCCATTCTTGGCCGCCGCCCACTTGAACGCGTCACTGAGCATGCTGATCATCAGCGCGGACGAGATCCGACTCGCCCAATGCGCGTTGTACTGGCCAGGATGGCCGGCGCTACCCAGGTTGTCGATGCCGGGACCCATCAGATTCACATCGATACCCGTCGGCGTGGTGATGCGATCCCAGATCACCTGCATCCGCGGCCCGGTCGGCTCCACGGCATTGTACTGACCAAGCACCTTCGAGCCCTTCGGCAGCAGCAGGCGCCTGCCGTTGATGGAGTAGACCGGCTCCGTGATGATGCAGGAGGTGAAACCCGGGAAATCGGTGATGATCCGCGTCTCCAGCACGCAGCGGATGTAGGTGCCGCGCACCAGCAGGCCGTCCGGGTTGGCGATCGGCTTCGCCGAGGTTTGCTGTTCTTCCTGCCCGGGACCAGCAGCTTGCTGCTGTCCCGGCAGCAGACCGGCAATACCGCCACCCTGCTGGCCGTCGGCCGAGGCAGGATCGTCCGTCGCGCCCCCCATCCGGCGCTCCAGCAGCGAAGGGCCACGCGGCTGCTGCTGCGCAGGCGGCGCCATAGCGATGTCGTTACCGGACGAGGGGGGCTGCATCGGCGGCAGGGTCGGCGGCTGCTCCAGTTGCACTGGTTCGGCCGTCTGGCTCGTCGGAGGGGCGACCGCGGTCTGCGGCAACGCCGGCGCGACGACTGCCTCCTGCTTCGGCTTCGGCGGCGGATCCTTGGAATCGTTGCCGCTGACCAGCCAGAAAATCGCCAGAATCAGCAACAGCGCAATACCCGCCAGGAACACCAGCGCCTTGCGGTTGAGCTTCTGCAGGTCATTGGAGCGCAGCACCGGTTCGCCGGCATCGAGATCCGGTTCGGCGGATTGGCGCTGGCGAGCGAAATAGGGATTTTCCTTGCCGGCGTCGCCCGCTTGCGGCGAACGCGGCTGACCCTGCTCGTAGCCGTTATTTTCGTCAGACGGAGGTATGTTCGAGTTCACTTTTGCTTATTCCTACGCAAGCCGACAACATTCTTGCCGTGGCGGACAACCAGGAAAGGATAGGTCCCATGCACGATCAGGGTATTGCCCTCGACCGTGGTGTTGACCAGAAAATCCTCGTCGTTTTCCTTCTCGCGACCGAACACGGCCGGGAAATTGCCCGTCGGAAAGCGGGTCAGGTCCATTTTAATGTAAGTGAATTTGCCATCATCGTAGACACTGCTCGGCACGATCCATGGCTGCTTCGAACGGGTCGAATAGTCATAGTCGAAATAGTAATGACGATCCTTGGACAGCCGGGTGTCGAGCTGGGACTCGTCCTTCACCTCCTCGCTGGCCGCCGCGAAGCTGGTGTCCTTGGGATAGGTAAAGGCCACCTTGTACTGCACGCCGGCCTGCTTGGCCTGCTCCAGCCGTTGCCAATCCGTGGCGACCACCTTCAATTCCAGAATATAGGAATGCGTCGCCGTGCGGATCATCATGTTGGTGTCGACGTCGACGTTCTTCGGCTTCAGATAGAAGACGTTCTCGCGCCGACTCAACTCCCAGCCACTGCTGAAGCCGGTGCTGTAGTCGAGGATCTTTTCGTTCGGGCTGAGTTCGACCTGCGTGGTGATGCCGAGGCCGGTCCGTACCTGATAGATCTTGTCAGGCTCGTACTCGTACTGCTGGACCACCTGCGCCGAGGCATGCGGCGCGAACAAGGCCAGTGCCAGCATCGCGGCACACGCCGAACCGGTTTTCGTCATGAAACTCATCGAACGTTCGCTCCATTGCCATTGTTCTGAGGTGCAGCGTTGGGCATCGGGGGCGCGGTCACGGGCTGCGCCCCCGGATAGACAGGCGCACTACCCGGTGCAGCCGCCGGCGCCTGCTGCATGGGCATTGCGCCGTTCGCTCCGGGCGCCACCGGCTGGCCCGGCACCTGCTGCACAGGCACCTGTCCAGGTAACGCTTGCTGCGCAGGCGCGGCGGCCGGTACCTGCTGCTGGGGCGTGCTAGGCGGCGGCGCGGGCATCGCCGCGTAGTCGTTGTCGACGCGGTAATCGGTGACCTGGAAGCCCAGGGGATTCTCCACGCGGAGATCCTCCTTCATCACGAGGTCGGCGTTGTAACGGAAGCCCAGGATCGCGAACTTGTTGTCCAACAGCGTGGTTTGCCCGGTCTTCTTGTCGTAGATACTGCGCTGGAAGCGGACATTGGCCCCGGTATAGGGCTTGCCGTTTCCGCCCAGCAGACTGATGCTGAGGATGTTGACGCGGATGGAGCGGGCCTTGCCATATACGAAGAAGGGCGCGGACGGGTTGTTCGGCGCGTGCAGTGCCCTGTATTCGTTGCCTACCGCCGTGTCCGACGGCGCCATGGAAAACACCGTGTTCCAGTCGTTGAGCCCCATCATTTCGTAATCGTAGGACTCGCGAGCGGTGATGAAGCGCGCCACATTGCTGCGCGCCAAGGCCTCGCTCGCAGTGATGCTGCGCACGGCACCGGGGTCTTTCAGCACGGAGACCGTCGACGTTCCGGTATAGGCATCGGCCATCACCAGATACGGCACCTTCTCCTTCAACGGCAGCATGTAGTAGTAACCGCCGCCCAGCAGCAAGCACAGGATGATGGCGCCGAACGCGACCCACCATGCCCGGCGTTCGCTGCGCCGGGCGAGATCAGCAATGCTGATTTCGTAGTTGACAGCCTTTGCGACCGCTTTGTTGACGCTTTCGCTCTCAACTGGTTTTTTACCGAACATCAGACGTCACCAAGTTACGTAATGTGGCTGCGGAGGCACGCGAGCGGCCGCCGGCAGTGAACTCACTTCGCGCCGCCCTCGGCGGCCGGCGCCGCGGCCCCGCTCAGCGACGACGACGGCTGCACCAGGATGCGGTTGCCCGCGGCGGACACGGTGACCCCTTCATTCGCGTAGACCAGACTGAGTTCGGCCACGGCCTGCTGGATGCTCGTGGTGTTGATCTTGGCCACCGGCGCATACAGCGTGTAGTCGGACTGGATGCTGTAGGCCAGCTCCATGTTCGAGTCCTTGGCCCAGCGTTCCAGCATCGTCTTCAGGGTACCGTCCATCGGAATGGCCTGGTACACGTACGAGGAGTACAGCGGGATCTCCATCGTCGATTCGGAGAAGCGATTGACCGGCTTCCACCTTCCGCGGAAATCAGGCGCCGGCGAACTCGCACAGGCGCTCAACAGCGCAACGGTGCTCAGAGTGGCGATCAGCCGAAACATATGCGTTCTTTTCACGCGAGCCTCTAAATTGCGGAAACAGGTATAGAAGGGCTCCCGGCACAGGGCCGGCAGCCTGAGAATTTCGGGTTTGACC
This window contains:
- a CDS encoding VirB4 family type IV secretion/conjugal transfer ATPase, whose translation is MFIPDTSISEFISLSTHVAPSVLKTTGGDFMLTWHLGGLPFVGREEWEIEHRHNTFNRMLQTLRAPDYTNVAFWVHDVRRRRRIKSSGKFRQAFNQELSDRYYGTLSSQKIMQNELYLTMIYRPVVSGKRLMDKSSNVSQLQTEQDQAIAKILELAGNVEAVLKDYSPYRLSMYEASNGVVFSEALEFFGYLINRIDEPVPVLQAPVPAYLPVSKHMFASKTGDYVIKTPEGVNHFGAILNIKEYTDGTYPGILNGLKYLDFEYVVTHSFTPMGRHDALKVLDRTKGMMISSGDKAVSQIHELDLAMDQLSSGNFVLGEYHFTIAVYADTQEKLSQQIASTRAELSNAGFVSTKEDLAVASSFYAQLPGNWKYRTRLANVSSLNFLGLSPLHNFAQGKRDNNPWGECVTTLQTTNGQPYYFNFHATHPAENSLGEKAIANTMVIGKSGTGKTALINFLLSQVQKFDPVPTIFFFDKDRGAEIFVRACGGNYLALENGMPTGFNPFQCERNEANVQFLAELIKLLAGKIEYTSRDEEDIFRGVEGMLDTPPHLRSMTNFRKSLPNMGDDGLYARMRKWTAGNSHGWVFDNPVDTIDLEKASIIGFDYTDIIDNPEVRAPVINYLLHRLEALIDGRPLIYVMDEFWKILDGKGGLKEFAKNKQKTIRKQNGLGIFATQSPEDALASDISAALVEQTATMILLPNPNASKEDYIEGLKLTEAEYQVVVNLDERSRCFLVKQGHGSSVCQLNLRGMDDALAVISASTDNIEIMHEVLQQKAKMHGVAPNDLRPEQWLSEFYAKRKGSGKSASGKSSSSDSRGTATTA
- a CDS encoding type IV secretion system protein VirB3 encodes the protein MHKNVLFRGCTRPPMFFGVPYIPFFVGAGGGFLLSIYFNFWFLLLIPVIVFIMQQMTKRDEMIFRMLGLRWMVRMRVRNLQRYSGMWVFSPNEYRKEVPGAKR
- a CDS encoding TrbC/VirB2 family protein, producing the protein MHKKNEVAGNAKVVGKAALQALLFTAAVLACGAAMATNPGGDGGYAGTNDKVCGFLGKTNNILNMASVVVVTIAVVFAGYQIAFAHKRVSEVTPVLLGGVLIGAAGQLAKMLIGDTGQTACTAGINFVQHAMQYA
- a CDS encoding lytic transglycosylase domain-containing protein, which gives rise to MLPGMELLSCPEMAVPAEVMQHVVRVESSHNPFAIGVVGGRLVRQPQNISEAVATARMLEQKGYNFSLGLGQVNRYNLVKYGLDSYEKAFNTCPNLQAASRILAECYSRSGGNWGKSFSCYYSGNFETGFKHGYVQKIYASINQGRAQQVEVPAGAIPLAAPGVRRAVADTAKAALVRELDSVVSRRIESNSRIANRPVAQPAPSMSYQGDAVAATQPGGGSPAVASQAGRSDLYLIRPTGGGKGVAVPAGGGADPASRASAAGPQPVAGAVVTGSNLPPPPPGDGAFVF
- the virB11 gene encoding P-type DNA transfer ATPase VirB11, with the translated sequence MTLDDSPTAQISSDFLDYQYSVLGILDYLNSPEVTEICINRPGELYLETLRGWQKMDIPSLTFDRARQFCTAVVNESNTGQRITDTDPVVSLTFPTGQRAQFVIPPACDAGKVSITIRLPSKHTKTLEQYKEDGFFQEILEEVAGVSEQDRELLELRRERNYAEFFKKAVLFKKNVVVAGATGSGKTTFMKSLVNHIPNEERLVTIEDARELFISQPNSVHLLYSKGGQSTSNVTAKSCMEACLRMKPDRIILAELRGDESFYFIRNCASGHPGSITSCHAGSIGQTWDQLALMVKASAEGSGLEFAVIKRLLMMTIDIVVHIKSHAGRRYITGIDFDPERTLHGGH
- a CDS encoding TrbI/VirB10 family protein — encoded protein: MNSNIPPSDENNGYEQGQPRSPQAGDAGKENPYFARQRQSAEPDLDAGEPVLRSNDLQKLNRKALVFLAGIALLLILAIFWLVSGNDSKDPPPKPKQEAVVAPALPQTAVAPPTSQTAEPVQLEQPPTLPPMQPPSSGNDIAMAPPAQQQPRGPSLLERRMGGATDDPASADGQQGGGIAGLLPGQQQAAGPGQEEQQTSAKPIANPDGLLVRGTYIRCVLETRIITDFPGFTSCIITEPVYSINGRRLLLPKGSKVLGQYNAVEPTGPRMQVIWDRITTPTGIDVNLMGPGIDNLGSAGHPGQYNAHWASRISSALMISMLSDAFKWAAAKNGPETTTVGLNSGLVTEQPFESNTAQAVQRLADQALERRRPATVTINQGTVVNVYVAKDVDFSAVLPR
- a CDS encoding TrbG/VirB9 family P-type conjugative transfer protein — its product is MSFMTKTGSACAAMLALALFAPHASAQVVQQYEYEPDKIYQVRTGLGITTQVELSPNEKILDYSTGFSSGWELSRRENVFYLKPKNVDVDTNMMIRTATHSYILELKVVATDWQRLEQAKQAGVQYKVAFTYPKDTSFAAASEEVKDESQLDTRLSKDRHYYFDYDYSTRSKQPWIVPSSVYDDGKFTYIKMDLTRFPTGNFPAVFGREKENDEDFLVNTTVEGNTLIVHGTYPFLVVRHGKNVVGLRRNKQK
- a CDS encoding virB8 family protein, whose protein sequence is MFGKKPVESESVNKAVAKAVNYEISIADLARRSERRAWWVAFGAIILCLLLGGGYYYMLPLKEKVPYLVMADAYTGTSTVSVLKDPGAVRSITASEALARSNVARFITARESYDYEMMGLNDWNTVFSMAPSDTAVGNEYRALHAPNNPSAPFFVYGKARSIRVNILSISLLGGNGKPYTGANVRFQRSIYDKKTGQTTLLDNKFAILGFRYNADLVMKEDLRVENPLGFQVTDYRVDNDYAAMPAPPPSTPQQQVPAAAPAQQALPGQVPVQQVPGQPVAPGANGAMPMQQAPAAAPGSAPVYPGAQPVTAPPMPNAAPQNNGNGANVR